The Pyrus communis chromosome 2, drPyrComm1.1, whole genome shotgun sequence genome includes a window with the following:
- the LOC137725040 gene encoding uncharacterized protein: MTDISRSPFTDKIEQAEPLRKFSMPYFTYFKGDGDPDRYLKHYQSTMVLYRNKNAFMCKILDTTLQGEAQDWFHTLPPRFIRSFDDLSLVFTKEYSSYRSIKKKSDHLFNVKKNLNESFRNYVKRFKVEKAKIVKCDDSIASATFEKGLPADHLLFRKLIMKEDLT, translated from the coding sequence ATGACTGACATAAGTAGGTCACCCTTCACGGATAAGATCGAGCAGGCAGAGCCTCTACGCAAGTTTAGCATGCCATATTTCACATAtttcaaaggagatggagatCCAGATAGGTACTTGAAGCATTACCAAAGCACAATGGTCCTTTACCGTAACAAAAATGCTTTTATGTGTAAGATATTAGACACCACTTTGCAAGGCGAGGCGCAAGATTGGTTTCACACCTTACCGCCACGATTCATTCGGAGTTTTGACgatctttctttggtttttaccaAAGAATACTCATCTTACCGATCAATCAAAAAAAAGTCCGACCACTTGTTCAATGTGAAGAAGAACCTAAATGAGTCATTTCGCAACTACGTGAAAAGGTTTAAAGTAGAAAAGGCAAAGATAGTTAAATGCGACGACTCGATAGCAAGTGCAACCTTCGAAAAAGGACTCCCAGCAGACCACTTACTGTTCAGAAagttgatcatgaaagaagatctaacctAG